A single Pan paniscus chromosome 21, NHGRI_mPanPan1-v2.0_pri, whole genome shotgun sequence DNA region contains:
- the TRMT6 gene encoding tRNA (adenine(58)-N(1))-methyltransferase non-catalytic subunit TRM6 isoform X1, which yields MEGSGEQPGPQPQHPGDHRIRDGDFVVLKREDVFKAVQVQRRKKVTFEKQWFYLDNVIGHSYGTAFEVTSGGSLQPKKKREEPTAETKEAGTDNRNIVDDGKSQKLTQDDIKALKDKGIKGEEIVQQLIENSTTFRDKTEFAQDKYIKKKKKKYEAIITVVKPSTRILSIMYYAREPGKINHMRYDTLAQMLTLGNIRAGNKMIVMETCAGLVLGAVMERMGGFGSIIQLYPGGGPVRAATACFGFPKSFLSGLYEFPLNKVDSLLHGTFSAEMLSSEPKDSALVEESNGTPEEKQASEQENEDSMAEAPESNHPEDQETMETISQDPEHKGPKERGSKKDYIQEKQRRQEEQRKRHLEAAALLSERNADGLIVASRFHPTPLLLSLLDFVAPSRPFVVYCQYKEPLLECYTKLRERGGVINLRLSETWLRNYQVLPDRSHPKLLMSGGGGYLLSGFTVAMDNLKADTSLKSNASTLESHETEEPAAKKQKCPESDS from the exons ATGGAGGGCTCAGGGGAGCAGCCGGGCCCACAACCACAGCATCCCGGAGACCACCGCATCCGCGACGGCGACTTCGTGGTGCTGAAACGTGAAGATGTGTTTAAAGCAGTACAAGTCCAGCGGAGAAA AAAAGTAACTTTCGAAAAACAGTGGTTCTACCTGGATAACGTCATTGGCCATAGTTACGGAACTGCATTTGAAGTGACCAGTGGAGGAAGTCTACAGCCCaagaagaagagggaagagcCTACTGCAG AGACTAAAGAAGCGGGCACTGATAATCGAAATATAGTTGATGATGGGAAATCTCAGAAACTTACTCAAGATGACATAAAAGCTTTGAAGGACAAGGGCATTAAAGGAGAG GAAATAGTTCAGCAGTTAATTGAAAATAGTACAACATTCCGAGACAAGACAGAATTTGCCcaagataaatatattaaaaagaagaaaaaaaa ATATGAAGCCATCATTACTGTTGTGAAGCCATCCACCCGTATTCTTTCAATTATGTATTATGCAAGAGAACCTGGAAAAATTAA CCACATGAGATACGATACACTAGCCCAGATGTTGACGTTGGGAAATATCCGTGCTGGCAACAAAATGATTGTGATGGAAACGTGTGCAGGCTTGGTGCTGGGTGCAGTGATGGAACGAATGGGAG gttttggctCCATTATTCAGCTATACCCTGGAGGAGGACCTGTTCGGGCAGCAACAGCATGTTTTGGATTTCCCAAATCTTTTCTCAGTGGTCTTTATGAATTCCCCCTCAACAAAGTGGACAGTCTTCTACATGGAACATTTTCTGCCGAGATGTTATCTTCAGAGCCAAAAGACAGTGCTTTGGTTGAAGAAAGTAATGGCACACCGGAGGAAAAACAGGCTTCTGAACAAGAGAATGAAGACAGCATggcagaggccccagagagcaaCCACCCAGAAGACCAGGAAACAATGGAAACAATTTCTCAAGATCCAGAACATAAGGGGCCtaaagagagaggaagcaaaaaaGATTAT attCAGGAAAAACAGAGGAGACAAGAAGAGCAGAGGAAAAGACATTTAGAGGCTGCCGCtctgctgagtgaaagaaacgcAGATGG TTTAATTGTAGCTAGTCGTTTCCACCCCACTCCCCTGCTGCTGTCTTTGCTGGACTTTGTGGCCCCTTCAAGGCCGTTTGTGGTCTACTGTCAGTACAAAGAG CCTCTGTTGGAATGCTACACAAAACTGCGGGAGAGGGGAGGGGTCATCAACCTCAGGCTGTCTGAAACCTGGCTCAGAAATTATCAG GTTTTGCCAGATCGAAGTCATCCTAAACTGCTGATGAGTGGAGGTGGGGGTTATCTTCTCTCCGGCTTCACCGTTGCCATGGACAACCTTAAAGCAGACACCAGCCTCAAATCTAATGCAAGCACTTTAGAATCACACGAGACTGAGGAGCCTgcagctaaaaaacaaaaatgcccaGAGTCTGACTCTTAA
- the TRMT6 gene encoding tRNA (adenine(58)-N(1))-methyltransferase non-catalytic subunit TRM6 isoform X2, whose translation MYYAREPGKINHMRYDTLAQMLTLGNIRAGNKMIVMETCAGLVLGAVMERMGGFGSIIQLYPGGGPVRAATACFGFPKSFLSGLYEFPLNKVDSLLHGTFSAEMLSSEPKDSALVEESNGTPEEKQASEQENEDSMAEAPESNHPEDQETMETISQDPEHKGPKERGSKKDYIQEKQRRQEEQRKRHLEAAALLSERNADGLIVASRFHPTPLLLSLLDFVAPSRPFVVYCQYKEPLLECYTKLRERGGVINLRLSETWLRNYQVLPDRSHPKLLMSGGGGYLLSGFTVAMDNLKADTSLKSNASTLESHETEEPAAKKQKCPESDS comes from the exons ATGTATTATGCAAGAGAACCTGGAAAAATTAA CCACATGAGATACGATACACTAGCCCAGATGTTGACGTTGGGAAATATCCGTGCTGGCAACAAAATGATTGTGATGGAAACGTGTGCAGGCTTGGTGCTGGGTGCAGTGATGGAACGAATGGGAG gttttggctCCATTATTCAGCTATACCCTGGAGGAGGACCTGTTCGGGCAGCAACAGCATGTTTTGGATTTCCCAAATCTTTTCTCAGTGGTCTTTATGAATTCCCCCTCAACAAAGTGGACAGTCTTCTACATGGAACATTTTCTGCCGAGATGTTATCTTCAGAGCCAAAAGACAGTGCTTTGGTTGAAGAAAGTAATGGCACACCGGAGGAAAAACAGGCTTCTGAACAAGAGAATGAAGACAGCATggcagaggccccagagagcaaCCACCCAGAAGACCAGGAAACAATGGAAACAATTTCTCAAGATCCAGAACATAAGGGGCCtaaagagagaggaagcaaaaaaGATTAT attCAGGAAAAACAGAGGAGACAAGAAGAGCAGAGGAAAAGACATTTAGAGGCTGCCGCtctgctgagtgaaagaaacgcAGATGG TTTAATTGTAGCTAGTCGTTTCCACCCCACTCCCCTGCTGCTGTCTTTGCTGGACTTTGTGGCCCCTTCAAGGCCGTTTGTGGTCTACTGTCAGTACAAAGAG CCTCTGTTGGAATGCTACACAAAACTGCGGGAGAGGGGAGGGGTCATCAACCTCAGGCTGTCTGAAACCTGGCTCAGAAATTATCAG GTTTTGCCAGATCGAAGTCATCCTAAACTGCTGATGAGTGGAGGTGGGGGTTATCTTCTCTCCGGCTTCACCGTTGCCATGGACAACCTTAAAGCAGACACCAGCCTCAAATCTAATGCAAGCACTTTAGAATCACACGAGACTGAGGAGCCTgcagctaaaaaacaaaaatgcccaGAGTCTGACTCTTAA